The genomic region CCCATCTGAGCAATGAAGCATAACAGGTCCGAGCTGTCCCGCTTGAATGAGTGTGTCACGTATCTGGCTGAACATTGATGCAGTGAATGTGCTGTTTGGAGCTGAAAAGAATATGCAATGGTAACAAGACTCACACATGAAAACTATCATCAAACTTGGTGTTTTGTCTttgttgtttcaataataaatgaatgaaaacttaAATGCTGCACTCATCAGGGATCTAAATTAACATTTTCAGCACAGTAGCCTTCATTTGTTGTTTTGATACAACTTATGTAGAGGAATAATCTAGGGCACCAGCAACAATTTTAGGAGCCCATGGCTTGTTTTGTCCTGCTGTACATTCCAGAGTAAATGTTTTAAATCGTATGACAGAAGGAGCACAAAGTTGCATTGTAGTACCATCCACattatactttttttctttaatatatatatatatatatattgcatgtgTGCAATAATTTGCCTAACAGCTAGAagcttaataaataataaatctttaaACTCAAATATGCAGTGGCACTCACGTATTGGAATGTGGTAGTATTTTAGTGAAGTTTTCATGACAACCTCTTCCTCAGCATCTTCATTATATCCGATATCATCTCCAAACTCAAGCGGGTTTTCAGTTTCATAATTAATACGGGATTTTTTGCTAATGTAGTCTGATGAATGGTGTTCATTGATTTTGTTAGTTTCTAAGGTTTTAAGATCTTGCCTAGGTGGTGTTGTGCTATTTCCGTATGTAGTTGGCTCGTCTTTGACGTTTAGTAATGCTGTTGGTTCTTGGGAAGGTTGGCCATTATGGGTTACACCCAATCTCATATTTATAATTGCTTTAAATCCAGTCTGCTCTAGAATTTTCACATCACATTTTCGTACTTGGCCTCCCATATACCAATTCTTGGAAATCGGATGTGCTAACCAGAAGTCCCGCCATTCTTCAGGTTCACAATTATGTTTTGGTGGTTTCTCTACCACGGGTTCACCAGTTACGTTAGCAACAACTTCTTTCATGTCATCGTGAGTAAAATCCAGACCCATAGCTCctgtaattttataaaaattatggCTGTAAATCTTCGGTTCAAAACTGGAATTGTGTCTGGTCTGGTTTGCCATATGCATTAACGTTACAAATGTGATTGTATATCCGCGGTCACAATGTAACAATATTGGCTTTCTCAAAGCCGGTAATACATCATGAAATCTTTGAATAGTGTCAATGCTGGTCCAGTCATCATTTCCGCCAATGAGCGCGACATATTGTAAACCTGCCATATGCGCTGTAGCCCAGGCTTCGGCAGTAGTTGGCAAATATTCTCCACCAAAATTGCCACCGTCATTGGTCTCATACATGAACAACGAGAGAATACTTCTGAAGCCAGCCTCGGATGCATATTTGATCTGCCGTTCAGTCAAGCGACCAGCAATATGGAAATCTGGCGTTAACTCCTTGGCCCACCATACCTTAAATGAATGTCTACACTCTTCTTATAGAGCTCTCATTTTCAAATAGGAATATTATCAATACAGGACAAATCACGTTGGTATGCAgtgttttatataaagaaaatcttAAAGCATAGA from Dreissena polymorpha isolate Duluth1 chromosome 5, UMN_Dpol_1.0, whole genome shotgun sequence harbors:
- the LOC127880713 gene encoding uncharacterized protein LOC127880713 → MEFQNVCTWLVAIIATSASSVTVQVDTAVKRQPPGLKSPMKVWWAKELTPDFHIAGRLTERQIKYASEAGFRSILSLFMYETNDGGNFGGEYLPTTAEAWATAHMAGLQYVALIGGNDDWTSIDTIQRFHDVLPALRKPILLHCDRGYTITFVTLMHMANQTRHNSSFEPKIYSHNFYKITGAMGLDFTHDDMKEVVANVTGEPVVEKPPKHNCEPEEWRDFWLAHPISKNWYMGGQVRKCDVKILEQTGFKAIINMRLGVTHNGQPSQEPTALLNVKDEPTTYGNSTTPPRQDLKTLETNKINEHHSSDYISKKSRINYETENPLEFGDDIGYNEDAEEEVVMKTSLKYYHIPIPPNSTFTASMFSQIRDTLIQAGQLGPVMLHCSDGRRVAYFGVLAAAIHEGHDLNWALKRVQELGFEVSPDVQPDVYKMYCESFEQSHSFKNEEL